One genomic region from Campylobacter sp. RM5004 encodes:
- a CDS encoding SLC13 family permease, protein MKIVVGSSLLLLIVFLIFSKIRPSILFGFIAVFYYIVGYLDLNSWLVSYTSSSLITLVMLLLISVAVEKSIAIDLLSKIMISKNYIISLLKLGVISMSISAFLNNTAVVASFMGAIKNNKFQAPSKLLIPLSYFSILGGTMTLIGTSTNLIVNSFVVQNELPSLKIFDFFYVGVLISIFCLLGIIIFNKLLPNYENENKMEQNHIINAKVLKNSELIGKSIEENKLRKLEYLFLFEIQRDDYAINPVSKDEIIKENDILIFSGNINYISILNKFKGISIGKENIKLNELQLVEVVISQESNLVGKSVKESNFRTKFDASIVSFRKRNSYVTKIGNSMLEVGDRLILSIGKDFKNRDNIKKNFHVLSNINQNNKLNNFKSLIVFFGFIITIIVSALEFISLLKASIIFLILLLAFKIISLSEIKRQFPLEIFIIIGSSLAITKVLVNCGLANDLGVFIANIFGSYGIYGSFIGIYIFTLLLTEIMTNNAAAALSFPIALSTAIALNVNPTPFIFAVAYGASAAFLFPHSYQTHLMVSSICGYKLQDFFKIGWVISIIYSLVVIIATPIFFNF, encoded by the coding sequence ATGAAGATAGTTGTAGGAAGCTCTCTTTTGTTATTAATAGTGTTTTTAATTTTTAGCAAAATAAGGCCATCAATATTGTTTGGCTTTATTGCTGTTTTTTACTACATTGTAGGATATTTAGATTTAAATTCTTGGTTAGTGTCTTATACAAGTAGTTCATTAATCACCTTGGTTATGCTTTTACTTATTTCTGTTGCTGTAGAAAAAAGCATAGCTATAGACTTGTTATCAAAAATAATGATTAGTAAAAACTACATAATTTCACTTTTAAAACTAGGTGTAATTTCTATGTCAATTTCTGCATTTTTAAACAATACCGCAGTTGTTGCAAGTTTTATGGGGGCCATAAAAAACAATAAATTTCAAGCACCATCAAAATTATTAATTCCATTATCTTATTTTTCAATACTTGGTGGAACTATGACACTAATAGGAACTTCTACAAATCTTATAGTTAATTCTTTCGTAGTGCAAAATGAGCTACCTAGTTTAAAAATATTTGATTTTTTTTATGTTGGAGTATTGATATCTATATTTTGTCTTTTAGGTATAATTATATTTAATAAACTTTTGCCTAATTATGAAAATGAAAATAAAATGGAACAAAATCATATAATAAATGCAAAAGTTTTAAAAAATAGCGAATTAATAGGAAAAAGTATAGAAGAAAACAAATTAAGAAAATTAGAATATTTATTCTTATTTGAAATACAAAGAGATGATTATGCTATAAATCCAGTTAGTAAAGATGAGATTATAAAAGAAAATGATATTTTGATTTTTAGTGGGAATATAAATTATATTAGTATTTTAAATAAATTTAAAGGTATATCGATAGGTAAAGAAAATATAAAACTCAATGAATTGCAATTAGTTGAAGTAGTCATAAGTCAAGAGTCAAATTTGGTAGGTAAAAGCGTTAAAGAAAGTAATTTTAGAACAAAATTTGATGCAAGTATAGTTTCATTTAGAAAAAGAAATTCTTATGTAACAAAAATAGGTAATTCTATGTTAGAAGTTGGAGATAGACTTATTTTAAGTATCGGAAAAGACTTTAAAAACAGGGATAATATCAAGAAAAATTTCCATGTTTTATCTAATATTAATCAGAATAACAAATTAAATAATTTTAAAAGTTTAATAGTATTTTTTGGTTTTATTATAACCATTATTGTATCTGCTTTAGAATTTATTTCTTTGTTAAAAGCTTCAATAATATTTTTAATTTTACTACTAGCTTTTAAGATAATAAGCTTAAGTGAAATAAAACGCCAATTTCCATTAGAAATTTTTATAATAATAGGCTCATCTTTAGCTATTACAAAAGTATTAGTAAATTGTGGGCTTGCAAATGATTTAGGTGTATTTATAGCTAATATATTTGGTTCATATGGAATATATGGAAGCTTTATTGGAATTTATATTTTTACATTACTACTAACAGAAATTATGACAAACAATGCTGCAGCTGCATTATCATTCCCTATAGCATTAAGCACAGCAATAGCACTTAATGTAAACCCTACTCCTTTTATTTTTGCGGTTGCCTATGGTGCTAGCGCTGCTTTTTTGTTTCCACATAGTTATCAAACTCATTTAATGGTTAGTTCTATTTGTGGATACAAGTTGCAAGACTTTTTTAAAATAGGCTGGGTTATTTCAATAATATATTCTCTAGTAGTTATTATTGCTACGCCTATTTTCTTTAATTTTTAA
- the cysC gene encoding adenylyl-sulfate kinase, producing the protein MNNITWHNQSITKEQRAMIKNQNPCIVWLTGLSGSGKSTLANALEVKLHELGYHTYLLDGDNIRYGLNSDLGFDEKSRVENIRRIAHLCKLFLDSGLIVISAFISPFKEEREFARNLVNKNEFIEVYINTPLEICEQRDPKGLYKKARNGEITNFTGITSPYESPDKAEITIYVDELEKNVAKIIYYLQNNILRK; encoded by the coding sequence ATGAATAATATAACTTGGCACAATCAAAGCATTACAAAAGAACAAAGAGCTATGATAAAAAATCAAAATCCTTGTATTGTATGGCTTACAGGCTTAAGTGGTAGTGGAAAATCTACACTAGCTAATGCTTTAGAAGTTAAATTGCATGAACTTGGTTATCACACGTACTTGCTAGATGGAGATAATATAAGATATGGCCTAAATAGCGATTTAGGTTTTGATGAAAAATCAAGAGTAGAAAATATTAGAAGAATTGCACATTTATGTAAACTATTTTTAGATAGTGGGCTTATTGTAATTAGCGCCTTCATTTCCCCTTTTAAAGAGGAAAGAGAATTTGCAAGAAACTTAGTAAATAAAAATGAATTTATAGAGGTATATATAAACACACCTTTAGAAATTTGTGAACAAAGAGATCCTAAAGGGCTTTATAAAAAAGCAAGAAATGGAGAAATTACAAATTTTACAGGAATTACAAGCCCATATGAATCACCAGATAAAGCAGAAATTACAATTTACGTTGACGAATTAGAAAAAAATGTAGCAAAAATCATATATTATTTACAAAATAATATTTTAAGGAAATAA
- a CDS encoding sulfotransferase family 2 domain-containing protein, which translates to MFKDFQDKYGCIFIHVPKVAGTSIERVIFETDKWLVGHKKAIVYIKQDKNKFYQYFSFGFVRNPYDRMCSAYHYLKNGGAGGNDLEWSKIHLNKYESFRDFVLDLKNENIKNEILKYYHFIPQHEFLCNEQDEIIVNFVGFYENLNSDFEKILNILNMTRTMVWANKSEHNDFRTYYDKETYEIVKNIYLKDFQIFDYDIDPDNHFLNSITNTNYLTTKIKAKNNHISKLMLEEYYKSKQLKEKDILILTKTNIINELEKEIIDKSTIIKDKEKIITNNTQKIEQQKKAILSIEQELEEKEKIILAKTNIINELEKEILNKNTIIKDKEKIISINKQKLQEKENVINSFLEYGTATQRIQSHLAYKLGKCVKNANLLSMPFVVFLVYLNHIIWGGVSKKKRIKLYEYYDYIEALKLKQSYEYKLGELIISSFSNWYKFKIFTLPFDIKKLQKQMINKDKK; encoded by the coding sequence GTGTTTAAAGATTTTCAGGATAAATATGGCTGTATTTTTATTCATGTTCCTAAAGTTGCAGGAACTAGCATAGAAAGAGTAATTTTTGAAACAGATAAATGGCTAGTAGGTCATAAAAAAGCAATTGTTTATATTAAACAAGATAAAAATAAATTTTATCAATATTTTTCATTTGGTTTTGTAAGAAATCCTTACGATAGAATGTGTTCAGCCTATCATTATTTAAAAAACGGTGGAGCTGGTGGAAATGATTTAGAATGGTCTAAAATTCATTTAAATAAATATGAAAGCTTTAGGGATTTTGTTTTAGATTTAAAAAATGAAAATATAAAAAATGAAATTTTAAAATATTACCATTTCATACCACAACACGAATTTTTATGCAACGAACAAGATGAAATAATAGTAAATTTTGTAGGATTTTATGAGAATTTAAATTCGGATTTTGAAAAAATCCTAAATATATTAAATATGACTAGAACCATGGTATGGGCTAATAAAAGCGAACATAATGACTTTAGAACTTATTATGATAAAGAAACATATGAAATTGTAAAAAATATTTATTTAAAAGATTTTCAGATTTTTGATTATGATATAGATCCAGATAATCATTTCTTAAATAGTATAACGAACACTAATTACTTAACCACGAAAATAAAAGCTAAAAATAATCATATAAGCAAATTAATGCTAGAAGAGTATTATAAAAGTAAACAACTTAAAGAAAAAGATATTTTAATCCTTACAAAAACAAATATAATAAATGAACTTGAAAAAGAAATTATAGATAAAAGTACAATTATAAAAGATAAAGAAAAAATAATCACAAATAATACACAGAAAATAGAACAACAAAAAAAAGCAATATTAAGTATTGAGCAAGAGTTAGAAGAAAAGGAAAAAATTATACTTGCAAAAACAAATATAATAAATGAACTTGAAAAAGAAATTTTAAATAAAAATACAATTATAAAAGATAAAGAAAAAATCATTTCAATTAATAAACAAAAGCTGCAAGAAAAGGAAAATGTAATAAACTCTTTTTTAGAGTATGGAACTGCTACACAAAGAATACAAAGCCATTTAGCATACAAATTAGGTAAGTGTGTAAAAAATGCTAATTTGTTATCAATGCCATTTGTGGTATTTTTGGTATACCTAAACCATATCATATGGGGGGGGGTAAGTAAAAAAAAGAGGATTAAATTATATGAATATTATGATTATATCGAAGCTTTAAAGTTAAAGCAAAGCTATGAATATAAATTAGGAGAACTTATAATTTCTTCATTTTCTAACTGGTATAAGTTTAAAATATTTACTTTGCCTTTTGATATTAAGAAATTACAAAAACAAATGATAAATAAGGATAAAAAATGA
- the cysQ gene encoding 3'(2'),5'-bisphosphate nucleotidase CysQ — MNIEEIIFIVKEAGKKALEIFNQDFNIYYKKDKSPLTAADLLVNEYICKNLDKYNIPIISEENKNIPYNIRKNWEYCWLIDPIDGTKEFINKNKEWTINIALVYKNKPILGIVYAPALDLIFYAKQNQGAYKNDIKLPMITNNDTYKIVASKSHLNDETLNFINNINTNLNKEFISIGSSLKLCFVASGEADCYPRLAHTMEWDTAAAQAIVEEAGKKVYDYNTLKTLEYNKEKLLNPYFIVE; from the coding sequence ATGAATATTGAAGAAATAATATTTATTGTAAAAGAAGCAGGTAAAAAAGCTCTAGAAATTTTTAATCAAGATTTTAACATATATTACAAAAAAGATAAAAGTCCATTAACGGCAGCTGATTTACTAGTAAATGAATATATATGCAAAAACCTTGATAAATATAACATCCCAATTATTTCGGAAGAAAACAAAAATATACCTTATAACATAAGAAAAAACTGGGAGTATTGTTGGCTAATTGATCCTATTGATGGAACTAAAGAATTTATAAACAAAAACAAAGAATGGACAATAAACATAGCTTTAGTTTATAAAAATAAGCCAATATTAGGTATAGTTTATGCCCCTGCACTTGATTTGATATTTTACGCTAAGCAAAATCAAGGAGCTTATAAAAACGATATAAAATTACCAATGATAACAAATAATGACACTTATAAAATTGTAGCTAGCAAATCTCATTTAAATGATGAAACTTTAAATTTTATAAATAATATTAACACTAACCTTAATAAAGAATTTATATCAATTGGAAGCTCACTAAAGCTTTGCTTTGTTGCATCAGGTGAAGCTGATTGTTATCCAAGACTTGCACATACTATGGAATGGGATACGGCAGCTGCACAAGCAATAGTAGAAGAAGCTGGTAAAAAAGTATATGATTACAATACTTTAAAGACCTTAGAATACAATAAAGAAAAATTATTAAACCCATATTTTATAGTTGAGTAG
- a CDS encoding HAD hydrolase family protein: MKTLIVDLDGTITIDTDYEYENKPVNKEMLKKLIEYKRMGFKIIINTSRNMKTYKGSIGKINVNTLPKK, from the coding sequence GTGAAAACTTTGATAGTAGATTTAGATGGAACAATAACGATTGATACAGATTATGAATACGAAAATAAACCAGTTAATAAAGAAATGCTTAAAAAACTAATAGAATATAAAAGAATGGGATTTAAAATAATTATCAATACAAGTAGAAATATGAAAACCTATAAAGGAAGTATAGGTAAGATAAATGTCAACACATTGCCAAAAAAATAA
- a CDS encoding CDP-glycerol glycerophosphotransferase family protein, whose protein sequence is MTYKYKITHLKEVFYDLKIKLSKKQILKLPYKPYSTYTIVLAVYNVEKYLDDFFTSIINQTIRFEKSIFLIMVDDGSTDNSASIIKRYQKQYPNNITYIYKENGGQASARNLGLKYVKTPWITFCDPDDFLDKDFFKNIDIEISKNKNLAMVSANIIFYHEKDNFYKDNHPLNFKFKNRKAIKIKNLDKNIQLSVATVLIKTELIKDFRFNEDLKPCFEDAKFINEYLLDNLDKDAIFIENARYFYRKRADESSTLDKKLKDKRYFLDVPSRGYLALLEHTQNKLGYIPDFIQQTIIYDTYWMVKDIVLKPLKVIKLKEYDEFITIFEKIFSFIDENNLNNSILGGFLKIGILNKFKDIQIEACECELEKYTNEYLILSYCYIKDSNDFKIFMNNQECKVDFVKIQQIDFFKDMFVYKKIIYIKNDFKIKNIEVVLDDKKLTIKDNSFYKIKQLFYKRFTSTNIINEGFEFYEYLKNEQNLNINENIYKSIKQRLFCKDNELWLFADRKYKANDNAEYFYEYIKNNYPKQKIAFVIDKNSNDFQRLKNKGFNVVSSYGFWFKLTLFKAKKIISSHTDNYLLKGFGKYTLFNKHFIFLQHGVTKDNISNWLNSKNIALMITGSIYEYNSITSDYSNYKLSSKEVVLTGMPRFEKLIEKSRAIKQEKMILIFPTWREYLASEIDKKTYKRKKNDNFYNSLYYKNYKELLTSKELEYMCKNSGYKVVFMPHFAMLEYLYDFKLSSYIEVINMQDIDIQEYLCKASVLITDYSSIAFDFALLKKKVIYFQFSEEEQYNHIYNKGYFDYHKHGFGSVDFYIKGLYKNLYNVVFKNY, encoded by the coding sequence ATGACATATAAATATAAAATTACGCATTTAAAAGAAGTGTTTTATGATTTAAAGATTAAATTATCTAAAAAACAAATTTTAAAATTACCTTATAAACCCTACTCAACCTACACAATAGTCTTAGCTGTTTATAATGTAGAAAAATATTTAGATGATTTTTTTACTTCAATCATAAATCAAACAATAAGGTTTGAAAAAAGTATATTTTTAATAATGGTAGATGATGGCTCAACTGATAATTCAGCTAGTATTATTAAAAGATATCAAAAGCAATATCCAAATAATATTACTTATATTTATAAAGAGAACGGCGGTCAAGCAAGTGCTAGAAATCTTGGACTTAAATATGTTAAAACTCCTTGGATAACCTTTTGTGATCCAGATGATTTTTTAGATAAAGATTTTTTTAAAAATATAGATATAGAAATATCAAAAAATAAAAATCTTGCAATGGTAAGTGCAAACATAATCTTTTATCATGAAAAAGATAATTTTTATAAAGATAATCACCCTTTAAATTTTAAATTTAAAAATAGAAAAGCTATAAAAATTAAAAATTTAGATAAAAATATCCAGCTCTCAGTTGCTACAGTTTTAATTAAAACCGAATTAATTAAAGATTTTAGATTTAATGAAGACTTAAAACCTTGTTTTGAAGATGCTAAATTTATAAATGAATATTTATTAGATAATTTAGATAAAGATGCAATTTTTATAGAAAACGCTAGATATTTTTATAGAAAAAGAGCTGATGAGAGTTCTACACTTGATAAAAAATTAAAAGATAAAAGATATTTTTTAGATGTTCCATCTCGTGGATATTTAGCCCTACTTGAGCACACACAAAACAAACTGGGATATATTCCTGATTTTATACAGCAAACTATTATTTATGATACTTATTGGATGGTAAAGGATATTGTATTAAAACCTTTAAAGGTAATTAAATTAAAAGAATACGATGAATTTATAACCATCTTTGAGAAGATTTTTTCTTTCATTGATGAAAATAATTTAAATAATTCAATTTTAGGTGGTTTTTTAAAAATAGGTATTTTAAATAAATTTAAAGATATTCAGATTGAAGCTTGTGAATGTGAATTAGAAAAATATACTAATGAATATTTGATTTTAAGCTACTGTTATATAAAAGATAGTAATGATTTTAAAATTTTTATGAATAATCAAGAATGTAAAGTTGATTTTGTAAAGATTCAACAAATTGATTTTTTCAAAGATATGTTTGTTTATAAAAAAATAATTTATATTAAAAATGATTTTAAAATCAAAAATATTGAAGTTGTTTTAGATGATAAAAAGCTCACAATAAAAGATAATAGTTTTTATAAAATAAAACAGTTATTTTATAAAAGATTTACTTCTACAAATATTATAAATGAAGGTTTTGAATTTTATGAGTATTTAAAAAACGAGCAAAATCTTAATATCAATGAAAACATTTATAAAAGCATAAAACAAAGATTGTTTTGTAAAGATAATGAGCTATGGCTATTTGCTGATAGAAAATATAAAGCAAATGATAATGCAGAGTATTTTTATGAGTATATTAAAAACAATTATCCTAAGCAAAAAATTGCTTTTGTTATAGATAAAAATTCAAATGATTTTCAAAGGCTTAAAAATAAAGGTTTTAATGTAGTTTCTAGCTATGGATTTTGGTTTAAATTAACACTTTTTAAAGCTAAAAAAATTATAAGTTCACATACTGATAATTACTTATTAAAAGGGTTTGGAAAATATACTTTATTTAATAAACATTTTATATTTTTACAGCACGGAGTTACTAAGGATAATATATCAAATTGGCTAAATTCAAAAAATATTGCGCTTATGATTACAGGTTCAATTTATGAATATAATTCTATTACAAGTGATTATTCCAATTATAAATTAAGCTCAAAAGAAGTTGTACTTACAGGAATGCCTAGGTTTGAAAAACTTATTGAAAAAAGCAGGGCGATTAAACAAGAAAAAATGATTTTGATTTTTCCTACTTGGAGAGAATATTTAGCAAGTGAGATAGATAAAAAAACATATAAAAGAAAGAAAAATGATAATTTTTATAATAGTTTATATTATAAAAATTATAAAGAACTTTTAACTAGTAAAGAATTAGAATATATGTGTAAAAATAGTGGATATAAGGTAGTTTTTATGCCTCATTTTGCAATGCTTGAGTATTTATATGATTTTAAATTATCTTCTTACATAGAAGTTATAAATATGCAAGATATTGATATTCAAGAATATCTATGTAAGGCTAGTGTTTTAATTACAGATTATTCATCAATTGCTTTTGATTTTGCTTTGCTTAAAAAGAAAGTTATATATTTTCAATTTAGCGAAGAAGAGCAGTATAACCATATTTATAATAAAGGCTATTTTGATTATCATAAGCATGGTTTTGGTAGTGTTGATTTTTATATAAAAGGCTTATATAAAAATTTATACAATGTTGTTTTTAAAAATTATTGA
- a CDS encoding glycosyltransferase, whose translation MQISIISTVCYKNKNHFIYKRALELIEYFKNTNYEFIISDASKDKILTSNYPNIKIIQSKYQNPFSPAQARNEAIMYSSKKYILFYDIDLSNDNNFFIKLSNKIQQELETSIKKFILIPFVYLSQTGTKEFETNKNLQILKNSYLDGSRKFVENIGLNGVVMIINKEYLKNIGLFNINFQGHGGEDLELVHRLIANNPHSKKPDDYYINETSNVVANLKGFRKYMAYYTLPLFFEDLFLVHRWHDRPLFDNFYFKKSNNQDLLVSKMKEYDSKNKNIWKAEKEFDFDSYLKNLCKKYNIQNSIGLYSYDKNNKKSNFKSKLRKLITRPKEFFKDIKIRKYK comes from the coding sequence ATGCAAATTAGTATAATATCAACAGTATGTTATAAAAATAAAAATCATTTTATATATAAAAGAGCTTTAGAACTAATTGAGTATTTTAAAAACACAAATTACGAATTTATAATCTCAGATGCAAGCAAAGACAAAATACTAACTTCTAATTATCCAAACATAAAAATCATACAAAGTAAATATCAAAACCCATTTTCTCCAGCACAAGCAAGAAATGAAGCCATAATGTATTCTAGTAAAAAATATATACTATTTTACGATATAGATTTATCAAATGACAATAACTTTTTCATTAAATTATCAAATAAAATACAACAAGAATTAGAAACTAGTATAAAAAAATTTATTTTAATTCCTTTTGTATATTTAAGCCAAACCGGAACAAAAGAATTTGAAACAAATAAAAATTTGCAAATATTAAAAAATAGCTATTTAGATGGTTCAAGAAAATTTGTAGAAAACATAGGTCTTAATGGTGTTGTTATGATTATCAATAAAGAATATTTAAAAAATATAGGTTTATTTAATATAAATTTCCAAGGGCATGGAGGTGAAGACTTGGAACTAGTTCATAGATTAATTGCAAATAATCCTCATTCAAAAAAACCAGATGATTATTACATTAATGAAACCTCCAATGTAGTTGCAAATCTTAAAGGATTTAGAAAATACATGGCATATTATACTTTACCATTATTCTTTGAAGATTTATTTTTGGTTCATAGATGGCATGATAGGCCATTATTTGATAATTTTTATTTTAAAAAATCAAATAATCAAGATTTGCTAGTAAGCAAAATGAAAGAATATGATAGTAAAAACAAAAATATTTGGAAAGCTGAAAAAGAATTTGATTTTGACAGTTATCTAAAAAATTTGTGTAAAAAATACAATATTCAAAATAGCATAGGTTTATATTCTTATGATAAAAATAATAAAAAATCAAATTTTAAATCAAAATTAAGAAAATTAATTACTAGACCAAAAGAATTTTTTAAAGATATTAAAATAAGGAAATACAAATGA
- a CDS encoding phosphomannomutase/phosphoglucomutase: MKHIFREYDIRGIFGTEINPSFTKALGFILGKIMLNKNAKSVSVGYDTRLSNKVLNNALIYGLNKAGIKVYSLGLVPTPLGYFSNYACKIDANIMITASHNPKEYNGFKITINKESFFATELANIYDEVALYLKDFDNKIEDTEYEELDIKTKYIEFLQKEFAHLKNANLNLAIDTASGAACKVVANILDTLNIKYAHYFSEFDGEFKAHEPDPTHEENLFAIKNELNFSDFRSPCPTPLYKNGYVKNTATLGFGFDGDADRVVCILKDKIIKGDELCYLFANDIKNPKILCEVKCSKIIFDKINELGTCTMCKTGHSNIKKVIKEQNIDLAAELSGHVFFNDKYYGYDDAIYSMLRIIELYLKNPDFIGVLNKLPKSYSSDEIKIKVKEEDKFNIINTYKEKTKSLNLNAKLIEIDGVRLEFENGFSLLRASNTSPYLVARFESVSQENLKEISDFTYKLLNEIIKN; encoded by the coding sequence ATGAAACACATATTTAGAGAATACGATATTCGTGGGATATTTGGAACTGAGATTAACCCTAGTTTTACCAAGGCTTTAGGTTTTATTTTAGGCAAAATTATGCTAAATAAAAATGCAAAAAGTGTAAGTGTTGGTTATGATACAAGACTTAGCAATAAAGTCTTAAATAATGCTCTAATTTATGGACTAAACAAAGCTGGAATCAAAGTTTATTCATTAGGACTTGTTCCTACTCCACTTGGATATTTTAGCAATTATGCTTGCAAAATTGATGCAAATATTATGATAACAGCGTCACATAATCCTAAAGAATACAATGGCTTTAAGATTACAATTAATAAAGAAAGTTTTTTTGCAACTGAACTTGCAAATATTTATGATGAAGTGGCACTCTACTTAAAAGATTTTGATAATAAGATTGAAGATACTGAATATGAAGAATTAGATATAAAAACAAAATATATTGAATTTTTACAAAAAGAATTTGCTCATCTTAAAAACGCTAATTTAAATCTAGCAATCGATACAGCTAGTGGTGCAGCTTGTAAAGTAGTAGCTAATATTTTAGATACTCTAAATATCAAATATGCTCATTATTTTAGTGAATTTGATGGCGAATTTAAAGCACATGAACCAGATCCAACACATGAAGAAAATCTATTTGCTATTAAAAATGAGCTTAATTTTAGTGATTTTAGAAGTCCTTGCCCTACTCCACTTTATAAAAATGGCTATGTTAAAAATACTGCTACACTAGGCTTTGGCTTTGATGGCGATGCTGATAGGGTTGTTTGTATTCTAAAAGATAAGATTATAAAAGGCGATGAACTTTGTTATCTTTTTGCAAATGATATTAAAAATCCTAAAATCCTTTGCGAAGTAAAATGCTCTAAAATAATTTTTGATAAAATAAATGAGCTTGGCACTTGCACAATGTGTAAAACTGGTCATTCAAATATCAAAAAAGTTATAAAAGAGCAAAATATTGACCTAGCAGCTGAACTTAGCGGACATGTATTCTTTAATGACAAATATTATGGATACGATGATGCAATTTATTCTATGCTAAGAATTATTGAACTTTATTTAAAAAATCCTGATTTTATAGGAGTTTTAAATAAATTACCTAAGAGTTATTCAAGTGATGAGATAAAAATAAAAGTAAAAGAAGAAGATAAATTTAATATCATAAATACTTATAAAGAAAAAACAAAATCTCTTAATCTAAATGCTAAACTTATTGAAATAGATGGAGTAAGATTGGAATTTGAAAACGGATTTTCATTACTTCGTGCAAGTAATACAAGTCCTTATTTAGTAGCTAGATTTGAAAGCGTAAGCCAAGAAAATCTAAAAGAAATAAGTGATTTTACATATAAACTTTTAAATGAAATTATTAAGAATTAA
- a CDS encoding capsular biosynthesis protein, which yields MNIGSLINKFNNENILFLQGPLGPFFKRFSKCLTENNKVYKINFTAGDFVFYPSKYNYKDNLSNLKSYLDNFYKTNNITCIILFGDTRPIHEIAINLAKRQDIKIYVFEEGYLRPNYITCELNGVNANSLMSKNKNDYKQLNIYKENSKLFKSSFNIMALYALIYYTFSIIFACFYNNKNYHRPLNVMELFRWFRHFYRKAKYYFKEKNVDNLAKKYHKKYFLAVLQVHNDSQIRKHFKDKGMKKFIVKTIKSFAKSKSKSVLIFKHHPLDIAYTDYTNIINELTKRLGISDKVFYIHRGHLPTLLRNAKGCICINSTVGMQALYHNCPTIALGNAIYDIDALVYKKSLDSFWQNAHNFVSDYDLCLKFQGYLLKNNQYNANFYLNFKEFEIGN from the coding sequence ATGAATATAGGTAGTTTAATTAATAAATTTAATAATGAAAATATTTTATTTTTACAAGGCCCATTAGGTCCATTTTTTAAGCGATTTAGCAAATGCTTAACTGAAAATAATAAAGTTTATAAGATTAATTTTACTGCGGGAGACTTTGTATTCTATCCATCTAAATATAATTATAAAGATAATTTAAGTAACCTAAAATCTTACTTAGATAATTTTTATAAAACCAACAATATAACTTGTATTATATTATTTGGAGATACTCGCCCAATTCATGAAATAGCAATTAATTTAGCAAAAAGACAAGATATTAAAATCTATGTATTTGAAGAAGGCTATTTAAGACCAAATTACATAACATGTGAGCTAAACGGCGTAAATGCAAACTCGCTAATGAGTAAAAATAAAAATGATTATAAACAATTAAATATATATAAGGAAAACTCAAAACTATTTAAATCAAGCTTTAACATAATGGCTTTATATGCCTTAATTTATTATACTTTTAGCATAATATTCGCCTGTTTTTACAATAATAAAAACTATCATAGACCATTAAATGTTATGGAGCTTTTTAGATGGTTTAGGCATTTTTACAGAAAAGCAAAATATTATTTTAAAGAAAAAAATGTAGATAATCTAGCTAAAAAATATCATAAAAAATACTTTTTAGCAGTTCTTCAAGTTCACAATGATAGCCAGATAAGAAAGCATTTTAAAGATAAAGGTATGAAAAAATTTATAGTAAAAACTATAAAATCTTTTGCTAAAAGCAAATCAAAAAGCGTTTTAATCTTTAAACATCATCCACTAGATATAGCATATACTGATTATACAAACATTATAAATGAACTTACAAAAAGACTAGGAATTAGCGATAAAGTATTTTATATACATCGTGGGCATTTGCCAACTTTATTAAGAAATGCAAAAGGCTGTATTTGTATAAATAGCACGGTTGGAATGCAAGCACTTTATCATAACTGCCCTACTATTGCTTTAGGAAATGCAATTTATGATATAGATGCACTTGTTTATAAAAAATCACTTGATAGCTTTTGGCAAAATGCACATAATTTTGTAAGCGATTATGATTTATGCTTGAAATTTCAAGGATATTTATTAAAAAACAATCAATATAATGCAAACTTTTACTTAAATTTCAAAGAATTTGAAATAGGAAATTAA